The segment TCTGCCAAACTCATTCAATCACCCAGGATAAGTTCAAcagtgagctccaggaggagaagaggaagaagaaagttcTCCCAGAAGAGCTGAAGAAGCTCAACGCTTCTTATCacaaggtctgccaaagtcgCACAACCGAcaaggagaagttcaacaccgagctccaggaggagaagaagaagaggaaagttctccaagaagaggtggagaagctcaAATCTTCTTTTCACAAGGTCTGCCAAACTCATTCaatcaaccaggagaagttcaatagtgagctccaggaggaaaagaggaagaagaacgttctccaagaagagctgcagaagctcaaagcttctaaTCACAAGGTCTGCCTAAGTCGCAGAACCGACCAGGggaagttcaacaccgagctccaggaggagaagaaaaagaagaaagttctccaagaagagctgaagaaactaaatatttcttatcacaaggtctgccaaagtcatacaaccaaccaggataagttgaaaaccgagctccaggacgagaagaagaagaagaacgcactccaagaagagctgaagaAACTAAATTCTTCTTATCacaaggtctgccaaagtcatacaaccaaccaggagaagttcaacagcgaTCTCCAGGAGGTGAAGATGAAaaagaacattctccaagaagagctggagaaacaCATAGCATCTTATCACAAGGTCTGTCTAGGTCATGcaaacaaccaggagaagttaaacaccgagctccatgaggagaagaggaagaagaacattctccaagaagagctggagaagcacaAAGCTTCTTATCGGGAGGCCTGCCTAAGTCATTcaaacaaccaggagaagttaaacatcAAGCTACAGGTGGAattgaagaagaggaagtatattctccaagaagaggtgGGGAAGCTCGAATCTTCTTTTCACAAAGTCTGCCAAAGTCATTCAATTGATCtggagaagttgaaaaccgagctcgaggaggagaagacgaggaagaacattctccaagaagagctggagaagctcaaagcttcttatcacaaggtctgccaaagtcatacaaccaaccaggagaagttgaaaaccgagctccaggaggagaagaagaagaaggacattCTCCAAGaacagctggagaagctcaaagcttcctaTCAGGAGGCCTGTCAAAGTCATGTAACCAACcgggagaagttcaacaccaaactccaggaggaaaagaagaagaagagcgttctccaagaagagctgaaaaaactaaattctcCTAATCacaaggtctgccaaagtcatacgaccaaccaggagaagtggaaaaccgagctccaggaggagaagacggagaagaacattctccaagaagagctggagaagctcaaagcttcttatcacaaggTATGCCAAAGTCATaaaaccaaccaggagaagttgaaaaccgagctccaggaggagaagaagaagaaggacattCTCCAAGaacagctggagaagctcaaagcttcttatcacaaggTATGCCAAAGTCATaaaaccaaccaggagaagttgaaaaccgagctccaggaggagaagaagaagaaggacattCTCCAAGaacagctggagaagctcaaagcttcctaTCAGGAGGCCTGTCAAAGTCATTCAAACAACCAGGAGATGTTAAACATCAAGCTACAGGAGCAATTGAAGACTTTTGATTTTTACATAACCTCATTTATGACACATTGTCAAAATAAATCTTAATTATTCAATTATGTGGAAAAGAAAGGATGAAACATTCCATGCACACTTACATCATACACCAACCCTAAAGTAACAAGATATTCTGCTAAACAATTAAAACAAGAGACTGGTTGGCCCTCAGTGAGCACAGGACCTGTCCAACACCCCACACCgccctgaaaccctccaaatTGTCCGTCAGTGTAAACTAAGCATGTTCAATCCTTAGCCAAGCTGCCACCAAACACCCCTGAGACAGCGCAGTGGATCAGTCCAGCCTCCCAGTGTTACTTCTGATGAGGTCTTCCAAAGATATAAACCTCCTGTTTTCAGAACTGAGCTCACTGAGGACGAGTCCCTCCCTTATCCCAAACCCAAGAAGAAGGGGCTgcctgagaagacagagaaaccaaAGAATGCTTCATCGTGGAAGAGAGTCCGCCATCTTGTGGGGTTGTGAAAGGGGCGAAGAAGTCAGCGGCGCCAACATCCCCCAGCATCTGAGCTGACTTTaccttcttcacctgctgtgaggactgtcaaggttaatggagggatttacaatttgatttcaaaacatcaagaaaaataataatgtcctcacaatgatagtATCGCACACCAAATAAAACGAGAAAATACTAAATGTCTTGCTGTGTGGATGTAtttaagataaggtaagataagatgtaCCTTAATTTGTCTTCAGTAGAGGAAATTCAcaaatgacacagcagcacaagaaagTGTATCAGATACATCCTCCTGCAGATACGGATAACGTGGGAAGTAAAAGATCCAATTCTAACATattggcaaatatatatatatatatgaacattaaaataattcagagatAGCTAAACATAATTAAGACTTTGTATGTAATATTTTTGCGTATTTAAGACTTTTCCAACCAGtggattcacagttttattttcattgtcttaaacaatgtgagacaaaagatttattttacattttcaatgatttcacagagaataattcattgatcttgatgagaataataatacatttaggggactggtgGAATCCACGATTATTAATctagatttttgcattttgtgatgaaatatgtaTATTGAAAGTTAAcgtgtaaaaataaagaaatcaaggaaTAAATGGAATGTTCCGGAAGAAGATAACTGTTTGGGGTGGCGTTTAGCCACCTGGTAGAGCTGTTGACCCAAAGAGAAAAGATTCCAACCCATGGCCATTGATGCATGTCCTCCACCACTCTCTCTTTCACCCTTACACTACTAAGCCTCTGtcctataaaaataaatgaataaaggtTATAAAAAGCCCCATAAAACGTtaaatgttaaagattaaagacacGTTCAATGCTCTATATATCGAAGGCTCATACTTTGATCTTAAATGTTCCATTGATGGGTCCTTTATAGCAAGAATAATAGGAAGGGGATATAACCATCCGTACAAAGGATAATAATACTAATGTGATAGTGACACCACACTGTGATCGAGAGAAAACTTCTACTGACGCAGAAATCTGTCCAGAATAATTGTAACTTTCTATTTCAAACTGATAGATTAAACCAGTGATGGAAGGTTTGTTTCACCAAAAAGTGAGGGCTAGTCAAGACCCAGCAACGATTCTGCAGAACTCTATTTGTATGTCTCAACAAATAAGCTACCTCAAAAACCTGCTGGCCAAGGAGAATGCGAACCTTAGTACAGAGTACCATTGGAGGATCCAACTGAGCCAAGAGTTGGAGGAGCACATAGCGTCCTTAGAAGATGTCTACCAAAGTCATACAacaaaccaggagaagttcaacagcgagctccaggaggagaggaagaagaacaacattctccaagaagagctggagaagctcaaagcttcttatcacgaggtctgccaaagtcatgcaaccaatCAAGAGAAGtccaacaccgagctccaggaggagatgaagaaaacgaaccttctccaagaagagctggagaagctcaaaacttcttatcacgaggtctgccaaagtcatgcaaccaatCAAGAGAAGtccaacaccgagctccaggaggagatgaagaaaaataaaattctccaagaagagctggagaagctaaatacttctcatcacgaggtctgcaaaagtcatacaaccaaccaggagaagttcaacggTGATCTCCAGGATGAGAAGATGAAcaagaacattctccaagaagagctggagaggctcaaagcttcttatcatgaGGTCTGCCATAGTCATacaaccaatcaggagaaggCGAAAACCgagcttcaggaggagaagatgaagaagaacattctCCAAGGAGAGCtgaagaagctcaaagcttcttacaACCTGGGGAAGTTAAACATCAAGCTACAGGAGGAAtcgaagaaggagaagaagaatgttctccaagaagagctggagaagctcaaagcctctcatcacgaggtctgccaaagtcaaacaaccaaccaggagaagatgaaaaccGAGTCccaagagaagatgaagaagaacattcACCAAGAAATGCTGAAGAGGCTCAGAGCTTCTTACAACCGGGGGAAGTTAAACATCAAGCTACACGATCAATTGAAGACTTTTGACTtgagttttaaataactttatttaagacACATTgtcaaaacaaatcttaatgatTCAATTATGTGGAAAAGAAAGGATGAAACATTCCATGCACACTCACATCATACACCAACCCTAAAGTAACAAGATGTTCTGCTAAACAATTAAAACAAGAGACTGGTTGGCCCTCAGTGAGCACAGGACCTGTCCAACACCCCACACACccctgaaaccctccaaatTGTCCGTCAGTGTGAACTAAGCATGTTCAATCCTTAGCCGAGCTGCCAAGAAACCCCTTAGACAGCGCAGTGGATCAGTCCAGCCTCCCAGTGTTACTTCTGATGAGGTCTTCCAAAGATATAAACCTCCTGTTTTCAGAACTGAGCTCACTAAGGACGAGTCCCTCCCTTGTCCCAAACCCAAGAAGACGGGGCTgcctgagaagacagagaaaccaaAGAATGCTTCATTGTGGAAGAGAGTCTGCCATCTTGTGGGGTTGTGAAAGGGGCGAAGAAGTCAGCGGCGCCAACATCCCCCAGCATCTGAGCTGACTTTaccttcttcacctgctgtgaggactgtcaaggttaatggagggatttacaatttgatttcaaaacatcatgaaaaataataatgtcctcacaatgatagtATCGCACACCAAATAAAACGAGAAAATACTAAATGTCTTGCTGTGTGGATGTAtttaagataaggtaagataagatgtaCCTTAATTTGTCTTCAGTAGAGGAAATTCAcaaatgacacagcagcacaagaaagTGTATCAGAtacatcctcctgcagagccGGAGAACGGTTCCAGATGGACACATGCAAGAGTCATGGAACCACAGTTTAGGCCTGTGCGAGCACCACCAGTTTGGTTTGTGTGGTTTTCCAGGTATGCTTATGTCagactctatatatatatcacattttattctcttctataaaatgttcatggataaagatttttattatcaatataaacatttattaagtTTACACGGCCATATTCCTACATAATAAACATTTATCAGCTGTATAcctgcacacatgcaaaaacaaatatacagacactgatatctatatctatgtagatatagatatagatagcgtttttttttttatacagatattgtgtgttttttgaagGAAACATAAACTTGAAGAGCTTTTGTTGACCTTTGTTTGGGTACAGCCATGCAAATCTGAGTGGAGATAGAGTGCTACTTAAAGCTGTTCACTATGCCACCAGTATATTTATATGTCTGCGATAGAGTGCTGGAATTAATATTCGGCCTTGATGATGTTAGAATGGATACTAGATGTTCAGTTTACTTCTCTTAGTGGGTTTGGAACTCGTGCATGCGTAGGTCTAAAATGGTGGAGAACTGAggctctccatctctgcagggCGATGTTAATAAAGAAATTAGCAGCTCAAGTGGAAAATATAGTAAGACAAAAAATATgagtaaatatagaaatatatacaaaagTAGGGATAATTCCATATATACACAAGgccatttaacaaaaaaaaggcaataaAGAGATGGGATCAGAGTTGTGTTCAagggcgtttctaggattgaaagaaagggggggcttagcccctaaggatgctgaatgtttgcgcgcaatttttttgggctcatttggggctgcggatatccatgtttcatacagttcatagattggttcaatcagaaagagtgtgatttttctctgtatctttgcttgcattcattcagtataagataacagaagagacagaatttcagggtcgtTGTgatatttgacaacacaaatatgaactgattataaacaacaacattctataggcactgatattattgttttaaaatactagaccTGTATTtaggcttcagcccccctaaaacaggccttACGACGCCCCTGGTTGTGTTCATGTGCGATTTGTCCATTCTTTGGGCCGGAGGTGCGCAGGGATGATCCTCTTATAGGTGACATTAAAAACACCGGTCCGAAGTCGTTTGCAGAACTGGGACATCATTCATCCACCTGGTTGTTGGGTCATACCCCATGACGACTAAAGGGAGACGGGACTTGTTTCTCCATCTTATCTCTATCCTCATATGTCCTCACCATCCTTGCTGCTTGTGATCCTTGTCTCCTAACTCTCCGCTCCCCAGGGATCTTTGTGCTTTGGGAGCTAATCACGTGAGTACACCACGGTGCAGTGTTGCTTTTCTCGGTAGGCATTTAGTTGTCATGGTTAAAAGTTCATTGTGTAGAATTTgttgacatctagtggtgaaattgcatgctgcagctgaacacccctcacctcaccctccccttccaaacgtgaaaggagaacctgtggtagccttcagttgtcataaaaactcaaaagattgATGCATTTGTCCAGTttaggctactgtaaaaaacatgtagAGAGAACCCACTCCAGATGTACATatcaagtatttaaatataaaggcccattctagggaagagaaaagaacaatttgtgcaattaaaaaaaaatcacaatattgaaaacatcactaggattattttatattcaatttctgccaatatatccatttcacctaaatcttacacactggacctttaaggtTAGGGGCCAGGAAATGCAttttgtcaatgagtgtcctaaCAATTGTAGAGAGACGTGCATGtctcgtgcgtgtgtgtgtgtgtgtctgtgtaggggGCGTGTCAGAACGGGGATAATTGCCCTCCCCTTTGCTCACTACATAAACTTCATCAACAGCTCCACCGGCTGATGCTCGTGTCCGTCCTCGGAGTGCGCAGCGGAGTGCACGAGTCAAGCAGCGACGGTCAGCTCGGTCACACTTGTCTCCACAAGCCGGGACAATGACAGGGAACCACTGGGGATATGGAAAGGAGGACGGTAAGGTCTCACACATGCATCCCGCAGCTCCCGGCATGCATCCCCTCTGTGTATAGGCTGCACAATGGATTCTTGCTGCTCCTTGGTTTTGCTGGAGGGGGGTTTATTGCATTGCGTGTTTTATCCAGAGGAGTAACCTAGATGTTAAAATGGCTGTTAATGCGAGATTAGCCCCGAGCTTAAAGGGATGACCGCTATAACCTGGGCATGGCTTTTGCCCTGATTTGTCCCTCAGAGAGAAAACGTGGCTTTGTGTCAGTTTCCTCACTGAGCTGTTTTATCAGGCGCCTCAGTGCACCTGCTTTTTCACTCCAttcattttttcaatttttcaatcagccaatcagctgaGCAATGCGTGAAAATCTGCCAGATGCAGGTCAGACGCCTCAGTTAACGTGATTATGTCAACACGCTGTGTAATGCGTGCCATATAGAATCAATGCTGCTtgagagaaaagggaggaaCCTCCCAGAAAtggtaaataataaataaagtgctTTGTTCCATTGTTCATTGTGATCAAGAAACAAGAGGGTCTTCTcactgatacattttttaaaaactaatcatttttaaattcaCCTGAATGTTGCCTCAGAAGGaatgttatttattatattaaacaaTATAAAGCTTTACCCTTTTGAGAGAACCTTCCCTGCAGTGAgatctgttttttgtttgagctctcACGAGACACAAGGACAAATTAGTATATCACAGTCTAAAAAATGTTGTCTTTTATTGCTCACTGGCTTATATGACTAGGTCCCTCTGTATGGCACAACAACTACCCTGTGGCCCAGGGCAACCGGCAGTCTCCCATCGACATCATACCCCAGCAGGCTTCACATGACCCCAGTCTGGGCCCGATCGTCCTCAACTATGATCAGTGTACCTCCACCAACATCTCCAATAACGGACACTCTGTGGTGGTGGAGTTCGACGACTCGGACGACCGTTCAGGTGAGGAACTATAATATCTTTACTTGTTTAGCGCTtctcaaaacaaagttaaattGTGCCATGAAACTAAAACACACgagtaaaaacacattcaaattaacaaataaaaacactaaatgTGTTACAGAAAGTAGATTCGGGTCAAATCAGGTCATGCGGTACAATAAAGCTTTGATTAACTACAGACTGAGTCCGTCGTCTTTCCTCAGGCAGGATGTTCCTGAGCCTCGGAGCTGTATTAGCAGTGACTGTGTCCATTGATGCTACATGACCTAtgatttttgaatatatttaacatatttactgCCATGCAATTATCAACACAGCTTACTGTTCATTGATGATCATGGTTGTGGTATATGCTGTTGGCCACATTGCACTGTAAGTCTGTGAACAAGAACCAACGTATGACAAGAAAAGTGAAATCACCTTCATTTTTCCAGAAAGTGCAAACTATGTGCATAACTGCCCATAATCAGAGGCTGCAGATAGACCTGTGATTATGCTGCGGGAAAAGTGCATCCAGCAGTTAAGTGTATGAGCATCTGTCTGCAGGACAAGAGGGATAATAACCTTAGGTGATCTCAATGGTTATTATGACcctattttgtttttatcactgGGTGGATCCATGTTTACCACCCCATCATTACCATGAATGATCAGCTCAGAGATGCGGGGCAATTTGGCTCAGACAGTTTCCGTGGGCAGGCAAGTGGTTATCGGtacaaaacaattaattaacgAGGAGACCCGTAGGAATGCACttaatctgtgtttttcttccatAGTTCACAGTGAGTGCACAATTCCCCTGAACCTGCTGTTGTCAGTTTTCAGAGTGTGCGGCTGGGTCTGGGAATTCTCGTGGTTATAATCCCAGATGCCGGTGTTCTGTGTCACTGTCGTTTTGTTTAGAAGAGCAGGACGGAGTAAAACAAAGCAGACCAACATACAGTAtgcaacagattttttttaacgaTTAATTATATTTCAATTTTATGCTATATCAATAGTTTGGCTTTGAATTAATAACTATTAATAGACAATTTATTTATATGGCACCTTTCAATAGAAAGCTACAAGGTGCTGTAGATCAAAATTAAGAATTTAAGCAATTTGAAGATCACACCGCATTAGACAACATTAGAGCACAAATCTAAACAGATTACAGACAAATTACACTAAAAACATAATATGAGACAATTAAAATACTTGGGAAGTTTAGAACTGGGTTTTAAATAAGTCATAATTGAAATGAATTTACAGAAGTGGCTTTCTATTAATCACCTTATTGACATTCAATAGTATAGCATTATTGAAATATACTAGCACATTTTATACATAGATTTTTTTAGtaattatttccccaaaaagaTCACATAGTTGTGTCCCTCACTGTGCCATGAATAAGATGAGTGCTTTGCTTGGTGCCATTTCTGCCTATTTAATCTGACCTGGAGTGCTGTGGCCTGTTTGTCAGAAAGATGTCAGCAGCATCACAATGAATCACGATCAGAGTGGACTGGAGTAGAGACTATATATATGGACTAAACCCAGGCAGCAGTGCAGATCACAGGCTCAGAAAACAGTCTGTACTCACTTAATGACAAGGGGCTGGATTTGACTGTGGATTTGTGCTTTCCTGGAATAGAAAGTTAAGTGCATCTTTATCTCGGCTTCACGGCAGAATGTTCGCTTTTTGCATCTCGAACCAAAACCTGATCTTCAACAGATTTGTTGGTGAAGCAGGTGCTCAAGCATCAGCTCAGACAGAAAAGGTTAATAAAAGGAGTTTGGGTGTTGCACACTAGCTGCCCTGTGTATCATAACACCCACAGGGCGGTGAATGCATGAGCCCAAATGTTCTCGCCTTTTTGGTTtgacatctcctcctctcctcctctgcagtgaTCCAGGGGGGCCCTCTGGACAACCCCTACAGACTGAAACAGTTTCATTTCCACTGGGGCGGAAAGGGCTGCCACGGCTCTGAGCACACTGTAGCAGGAAATAGCTACGCTTCTGAGGTCAGTGTTTGGGATCTAGAATATCGTCATCGTCTGATAAACAAAACATAGACCATAACAGTTTATCTCAGGTCTGTAGTAATGAAtacttgtttgtgtatttttcttccTTGGATACATTCAAAATACACCTTAATTGCTGAAAAGATTACCCAACATTTTGGTGTACATGGAATTTTTATACGAGTGTCAAAAtaacgatatatatatatgaaatataacaaAAGATATTTGAGCTTGTTCATCCCAACTTTCTAAACTTAAAAACCACAACTTAAAGATGATATGCATTATATGCGATATTTTAGAACAGGATATGGGAAATTCCAGATGTTATCATCAGCACACTGGGATGGCGAAAATGTACTGCatgacatttaatttatttaacaaaaaaaaacttattttgtCCTGTCTTTCCTCTTGTTTCCGTCCTCTAGCTTCATTTAGTTCACTGGAACGCTGTGAAGTACAGGACGTTTGGGGAAGCGGCAGCAGCTCCAGACGGCCTCGCTGTCCTCGGCATCTTCCTAGAGGTAAGATGTCTTACTTAAGTGCAGTCCAGTTTTctgtcccctctcctctccatttTGTTTTGCACTAGTCTTGCATTCTGCATTAAGTGtatcatttaatgtttttagacTGTTACCCAGGATTTCATTTCCggttccctcccccccccccaccactatTTACATAATATTTGTGTGTAGAGGTTGAGAGAGATGTTGAGTTATTTTGGTCACAAAGCTGCGAGTGGCTCTGTGTGAGAACACAATTGTCCGAGGccagttttttttcctgactTTTTCTAGAACTTTTCCTCCCTGGGGAAAAAGTAAAATTAAGAGGAAGAACACAgcaaatataatacaaatatctctggatgAAAACGAGGTGTCATACACGCAGAAGATGCCGACGAAGATGATGCAAGATTTGATTTGATATCTGCAGcgtaatttatatttttcatgtcCTGCTGAAGGCTCTATTCATGTCCGCACATTTAACTGTGAACTCGTCTGACACGGACAATCCCCTACAGTTTTCCTTTTTCAAGGAAAAGGCAAACTTCTAGACAATGTCCAGACCCAATCTTCTGGACTTCATATCTGACTAATtcagaaactgtgtgtgttacGAAAGACAGGTGACGACCACAGATGGCTCCACACGATAACAGATGCTCTGTACATGGTGAAGTTTAAGGCGAGTACTAttgattgttattgttttttttattgcatgtACTGTGTTATTTTTGGGTGGGTGTGGTTTTTACGACCTTCTCTGAGCCTTGTTGTACTGATGTAAACTCTGTTGTCTGCTGTGTTTCCATCACAGGGCAGCGTCACCGATTTCAAACGTTTCAACCCCAAGTGCCTGTTACCCAGCAGCCTCCAGTACTGGACCTACCTGGGCTCACTGACCACGCCCCCTCTACACGAGAGCGTCACCTGGATCGTCCTGAAGGAGCCAATCATCGTGTCTGATAAACAGGTGCATGTTGCAGCGTGTCATAGCACATGTGGCATTTTTCATATTGTTTAAAACTTTGAGACATCTTGAAGCATTGGGAATATTTTTGTTTCAGTGCTGTAGCCAGGGTTAACATTAAAGTGATCTTCAGCATCATGAAGAAGATCAGTCATTTTAACGATGGCTAATGAAGACAAACACTTTTTTGGTAGtggtatatttacatttttgtgagGAATAATCTAcaacaaattatatatatatatttttgtatttacttgcaTGTAGAGATCATTGTTTGAAACCACTTGGCCCAGTCAGTCAAACACAACATTGACCAAAGTCCAGCTTTCTCAGCCACAAACCAGTAATGAGAAATGTCAATGATTGTTTTAAAGCTGTAGATCTTCTAGTTTAATCAATGAAAATAGATCTTGTGACAATTACACCATCAAACGTGTGTTAACCGAACTTCCCTTGGTCATGATGAATACACCATGACTGTTGTTTGCTTATTTataagcaggattacgcaaaatcTCCCAGACAGAATGCtgggaaacttggtggaaagatgtgtTTTGGGTCAGGGAGGAACTCCTAAAAGTTtgctgcagatccaggatttgttttaCCACTTAATTTAACATTGTGATAGTCGTGTTAGCATATTTCCTATGagagtgtgaaatttggtgcagcttggctgttgggccttggcagacgtACGAGCTCCACTGATTTTCATCTAGTTCAAAAAGATGTATCTGAAATAACAAGTAAGCTGTTATCAGACTGCACATTGCTTGTTTCATACATTTCCAGAGATCTGCAGATTTCTCTAATCCCAGGTGTGATGTTTTGTCTGATTTCCCTTTGTTGCCCTCGGTATTTGGGGAAAGgaataacatgttttttaagTGGAGCTTAAGGCACTGATGCAGCAGTGGATCAGTCAATTGTGAAACTCCTGTTTCCTAGCCTGCATAATGTTAATGGCTGTGCTCCACTGGGCTGTGAGGATCCATTGCCTCCTTTTAACCAACCAAAAGTTCAGCATCACCGGATCAGTACGGCGGTTTTAGCCGTGGAAGGTTGGGGTTCAGGAACTTCTTAGAGTGTGACCAACGTGTGACACTATATTTAGAGGCCACAACAAAAAGCAGGTCATCATTCATGGGGGATTGACATGTTTTTAATGCACCCCCCTAAGCACTGAACTGAACGTTTAGGTCTAATAACTCCACGTTGCTGTGACAAGTTGAGCTGACTCAACTGGACGTCTGCAGCAGATTCCCTCCTGGTCTCCCCTTGAGCTGGACCCGTGGCGACTGCTGCCAGTGTTCGGATTAGACCTTCGCACTTTGTTGGTCTTTTTGAAGTCAGAGAAAACAGAAGTTGCATTGATGGCGATGTGTAGTCATGAAGGGTCTCTGGCGGTAGCTTAGCTGGAGGCGAGGTGTAAGCCACGCAACCGGGCTCTGCTACTCATGACTCCAGGTCCTGAAGCCTTTGAGCCCCTGCAGCTGATTTTCCTGATGGATGGATAACTGCATGGGTTCAAGGATTCAACTGAGAAATGCATGCATGGAGACTCAACAGGGAAAAGTATGTAACAggatattatttgtttttctttcctccacaTAATAACAAGGGGCTAAAAGAAAAATTCCGCAGCACAAAGAAGGTATGATGTGTGGCTATGATTATTTTTCTTGTGAacatatctttttcttttttactctcTCACTTGCAGATGGGCAAGTTTCGATTGCTCCTGTTctctggagaggaagaggatcagAGGAAACGCATGGAAAACAACTTCAGGCCTCCCCAGCCTCTCCAGGGAAGGAAAGTGCGTTCCTCCAATTAACGGGACTGAAACTGAAGCTCTTCTAGATGACAGTGAATGCATTAATTTGAGTGTACTTGTATTTTACCTCATGGTAGCTTGTCCTGTGGAGGAAGTTTGATATGTACAGAATAAGTTCAAGGAGCAATTCTCACCACTGCCAGCACATT is part of the Pleuronectes platessa chromosome 1, fPlePla1.1, whole genome shotgun sequence genome and harbors:
- the ca7 gene encoding carbonic anhydrase 7 isoform X1, coding for MTGNHWGYGKEDGPSVWHNNYPVAQGNRQSPIDIIPQQASHDPSLGPIVLNYDQCTSTNISNNGHSVVVEFDDSDDRSVIQGGPLDNPYRLKQFHFHWGGKGCHGSEHTVAGNSYASELHLVHWNAVKYRTFGEAAAAPDGLAVLGIFLEKLCVLRKTGDDHRWLHTITDALYMVKFKGSVTDFKRFNPKCLLPSSLQYWTYLGSLTTPPLHESVTWIVLKEPIIVSDKQMGKFRLLLFSGEEEDQRKRMENNFRPPQPLQGRKVRSSN
- the ca7 gene encoding carbonic anhydrase 7 isoform X2: MTGNHWGYGKEDGPSVWHNNYPVAQGNRQSPIDIIPQQASHDPSLGPIVLNYDQCTSTNISNNGHSVVVEFDDSDDRSVIQGGPLDNPYRLKQFHFHWGGKGCHGSEHTVAGNSYASELHLVHWNAVKYRTFGEAAAAPDGLAVLGIFLETGDDHRWLHTITDALYMVKFKGSVTDFKRFNPKCLLPSSLQYWTYLGSLTTPPLHESVTWIVLKEPIIVSDKQMGKFRLLLFSGEEEDQRKRMENNFRPPQPLQGRKVRSSN